From a single Pirellulales bacterium genomic region:
- a CDS encoding multidrug efflux RND transporter permease subunit, with protein sequence MISRFFIDRPIFAAVLSIVITLAGAIAMLSLPLSQYPDITPPTVQVSVTYPGASAQVVADTVAAPIEQQVNGVEGMLYMCSQSGNDGSYNLTVTFDLGTDLNTALVMVQNRVSLAMPQLPTSVQQQGLTIKKKSPNILLAVSFYSPDGRYDNIYLSNFATIYVKDELFRLEGVADINYLGERDYSIRAWLDPELLASRSITAAEVANAIRGQNQAASPGSLGQQPSSSPSGFQMPMDALGRLTKPEQFGDIIIKTVDGGPNGVTPQTVRLKDVSRVELGAQQYDQSSMINGHPSVGLAIYQLPGTNALDVAERVQAKMRELKTRFPDGVEYQIAYDTTPFISESIADVVHTLFEAVVLVAVVVLLFLQNWRATVIPLVAVPVAIVGTFAVMQVLGFSLNNISLFGLVLAIGIVVDDAIVVVENVERWLEKGLPAREAARRAMDEVTSPVIAVAVVLCAVFVPCAFISGIPGQFFRQFAVTIAVSTVISAFNSLTLSPALAALLLQPHGAKRDILSRLLDFSLGWLFRLFERTFTFGTNIYAAAVGALLRLAVIVLLVYAGLLGVTYFFFSRMPTGFIPQQDQGWLLVNVQLPDSSAVGRTQDVMRKVDRLARATPGVHATVAVSGQSILLTANSANFGSMFVVLDPFDNRRDAERSADAIMYKLRETCKREVPEAVVSVFGAPPVPGIGTASGFKLMVEDRGSLGLPSLQKYTDQLIGDLAATPGLVGVFTMFRSNTPQLYMDIDRAKVRAMGVTIRDLDDTLQIYLGSLYVNNFNDFGRSWQVNIMADGEFRNREEDINFLKVRNTRGEMAPLSTLVDMREVNGPIMVMRYNLYPAAPVNGVIFPTLSSGQAIKMIDAMAVEKLPLSMKTEWTELTLMQIRAGNTAMYVFALAVVFVFLALAALYESWSLPLAVILVVPMCLLSSILGVAIAHMAINIFVQIGLVVLVGLACKNAILIVEFAKQLRDEGQPLHQATREACRLRLRPIMMTSFAFILGVVPLVIAKGAGAEMRRALGTAVFSGMLGVTLFGVFFTPVFFLVIEGLGETRFCSDSRVRRYGSVLIGAVAGLTAGLLLYRVSHIRLLEALLLGLVLGVTTTTLVTRLRQRYLPRTVAGRPTDTETSDPHRSE encoded by the coding sequence ATGATCTCGCGCTTCTTCATCGATCGCCCGATCTTCGCGGCCGTGCTGTCGATCGTGATTACGCTGGCCGGCGCGATCGCCATGCTCTCGCTGCCGCTATCGCAGTATCCCGACATCACGCCGCCGACGGTGCAGGTCTCGGTCACCTATCCCGGCGCCAGCGCCCAAGTCGTGGCCGACACCGTGGCCGCGCCGATCGAGCAGCAGGTCAACGGCGTCGAAGGCATGCTCTACATGTGCAGCCAGTCGGGCAATGACGGTAGCTACAACCTCACCGTCACCTTCGACCTGGGCACCGATCTGAACACCGCGCTCGTGATGGTGCAGAACCGCGTGTCGCTGGCCATGCCACAATTGCCCACCTCGGTGCAGCAGCAAGGGCTGACGATCAAGAAGAAATCGCCGAACATCCTGCTGGCCGTCAGTTTTTATTCGCCCGACGGCCGGTATGACAATATCTATCTGAGCAACTTCGCCACGATCTATGTCAAGGACGAGCTATTCCGCCTCGAGGGCGTGGCCGACATCAACTACCTGGGCGAGCGCGATTACAGCATCCGCGCCTGGCTCGATCCCGAACTGTTGGCCTCGCGCAGCATCACGGCGGCCGAAGTGGCCAACGCCATTCGCGGGCAGAACCAGGCCGCCTCGCCCGGCTCGCTCGGGCAGCAGCCGTCGTCTTCGCCCAGCGGCTTTCAGATGCCGATGGATGCGCTGGGCCGGTTGACCAAGCCCGAGCAGTTCGGCGACATCATCATCAAGACGGTCGACGGCGGCCCGAACGGCGTGACGCCGCAGACCGTGCGGCTGAAGGACGTGTCGCGCGTCGAGTTGGGCGCGCAGCAATACGATCAGAGCAGCATGATCAACGGCCATCCGTCGGTGGGCCTGGCCATCTACCAATTGCCCGGCACCAACGCGCTGGACGTGGCCGAGCGCGTGCAGGCGAAGATGCGCGAGCTGAAGACGCGCTTTCCCGACGGCGTCGAGTACCAGATCGCTTACGACACGACCCCCTTTATCAGCGAGTCGATCGCCGACGTCGTCCACACGCTGTTCGAGGCGGTGGTCCTGGTGGCCGTGGTGGTGCTGTTGTTCTTGCAGAACTGGCGGGCGACGGTTATTCCGCTGGTGGCGGTGCCGGTCGCGATCGTCGGCACGTTCGCCGTGATGCAAGTGCTGGGCTTCAGCCTGAACAACATTTCGCTCTTCGGCCTGGTGCTGGCGATCGGCATCGTGGTCGATGACGCGATCGTGGTGGTGGAAAACGTCGAGCGGTGGCTGGAAAAAGGCTTGCCGGCGCGCGAAGCAGCCCGCCGCGCGATGGACGAGGTTACCAGCCCCGTGATCGCGGTGGCGGTCGTTTTATGCGCCGTGTTCGTGCCGTGCGCGTTCATCAGCGGCATCCCGGGGCAGTTCTTTCGCCAGTTCGCGGTGACGATTGCGGTTTCGACCGTCATTTCGGCGTTCAATTCTCTGACGCTCAGCCCGGCCCTGGCGGCGTTGTTATTGCAACCGCACGGCGCGAAGCGCGATATTCTTTCGCGACTGCTCGATTTCTCGCTGGGTTGGCTGTTTCGACTGTTCGAACGCACCTTCACGTTCGGCACCAATATCTACGCAGCGGCCGTGGGCGCACTGTTGCGGCTGGCCGTGATCGTGCTCTTGGTCTACGCCGGACTGCTGGGGGTTACGTACTTCTTCTTTTCGCGGATGCCGACCGGCTTCATCCCGCAGCAGGATCAGGGATGGCTGCTGGTGAACGTGCAACTGCCCGACTCGTCGGCCGTGGGGCGCACGCAGGATGTGATGCGCAAAGTCGACCGGCTGGCCCGAGCCACGCCCGGCGTACACGCTACGGTGGCCGTGTCAGGCCAATCCATCCTGCTCACGGCGAATAGCGCGAACTTCGGTTCGATGTTCGTCGTGCTCGATCCCTTCGACAACCGCCGGGACGCGGAGCGCAGCGCCGACGCGATCATGTACAAGCTGCGCGAGACGTGCAAACGCGAAGTGCCCGAGGCCGTGGTCAGCGTCTTCGGCGCACCGCCGGTGCCAGGCATCGGCACGGCCAGCGGCTTCAAGCTGATGGTCGAGGATCGCGGCTCGCTGGGCCTGCCGTCGCTGCAGAAATACACCGACCAGTTGATCGGCGATCTGGCCGCCACGCCCGGCCTGGTCGGCGTGTTCACGATGTTCCGCTCCAACACGCCGCAGTTGTACATGGATATCGACCGCGCCAAGGTCCGCGCGATGGGCGTCACGATCCGGGACCTCGACGACACGCTGCAGATTTACCTCGGCTCGCTGTACGTCAACAACTTCAACGATTTCGGCCGCTCGTGGCAAGTGAACATCATGGCCGACGGCGAGTTTCGCAATCGCGAGGAAGATATCAACTTTCTCAAGGTGCGCAACACGCGGGGCGAGATGGCGCCGTTGAGCACGCTTGTCGACATGCGCGAAGTCAACGGCCCGATCATGGTCATGCGCTACAACCTCTATCCGGCCGCGCCGGTCAACGGCGTGATCTTTCCCACGCTCAGCTCGGGCCAGGCGATCAAGATGATCGACGCGATGGCTGTGGAGAAGTTGCCGCTGTCGATGAAAACCGAATGGACAGAACTCACTCTGATGCAGATTCGCGCCGGCAATACGGCCATGTACGTCTTTGCGCTGGCCGTGGTGTTCGTGTTCCTGGCCCTGGCCGCGCTGTACGAAAGCTGGTCGCTCCCCTTGGCCGTGATCCTGGTTGTGCCCATGTGCTTGCTGTCGTCGATCCTGGGCGTGGCGATCGCCCACATGGCGATCAACATTTTCGTGCAAATCGGGCTGGTCGTGCTCGTAGGGCTGGCGTGCAAGAACGCAATTCTGATCGTCGAATTCGCCAAGCAATTGCGCGACGAGGGGCAGCCGTTGCACCAGGCCACGCGCGAGGCCTGCCGGCTGCGCTTGCGGCCCATCATGATGACCAGCTTCGCCTTTATCCTGGGCGTCGTGCCGCTGGTCATCGCCAAGGGAGCCGGCGCCGAGATGCGCCGCGCGCTGGGCACCGCTGTCTTTAGCGGCATGCTCGGCGTCACGCTGTTTGGCGTCTTCTTCACCCCGGTGTTCTTTCTGGTCATCGAAGGGCTGGGCGAAACGCGGTTCTGTTCCGACTCGCGCGTGCGGCGCTATGGTTCGGTGCTGATCGGCGCCGTGGCGGGTCTCACGGCCGGCCTACTCTTGTACAGGGTCAGCCATATCCGCCTGCTCGAAGCTCTGCTGCTGGGTCTCGTACTGGGCGTGACCACGACGACGCTCGTCACCCGGCTGCGCCAGAGATATTTGCCGCGAACGGTCGCCGGCCGACCCACTGATACCGAAACATCCGACCCACACCGCAGCGAGTAA
- a CDS encoding efflux RND transporter periplasmic adaptor subunit, whose translation MKPRFVLLILLLALVAGLGCGARQAPPTDSGPPVVNVSHPIQRKVVDYIDYTGRTDAIYSVDIRPRVTGYLTKMPFTEGSDVKKNELLFEVDPRPYQAQLDQAIGQLELAKARLKVAKANNELAKQTAKTPGAISVQDVNKYQASEEEALADVDAATANVEVNRLNREFCEVTSPIDGQVSRYYFTLGNLVNQDQTLLTTVVSLDPIYAYFDIDERQLLRIRSAINEGRLRMRGQGEIPILMGVQGETGYPHDGVVNFINNKVDPYTGTITLRGKFDNPKPENGRRILSPGMFVRVRIPMGDPHEALLVTDRAVGTDQGLKYLYVVDAQNKVQYRRVTLGPLQDDGLRVISEGLEKDDWVAVSGLQQIRPRMEVKPAPISMPIPTEEASTSAAPVPEKPTPAIKTAAPADQPTAPGGQRGPAEKHAPADAAPAPKGANP comes from the coding sequence ATGAAGCCGCGCTTCGTTTTGCTCATTCTGTTGCTCGCGCTAGTTGCTGGGCTGGGTTGCGGTGCGCGCCAGGCGCCGCCGACCGATTCGGGTCCGCCTGTGGTCAACGTCAGCCATCCCATCCAGCGCAAAGTTGTCGACTATATCGACTACACCGGACGGACCGACGCCATCTACTCGGTCGACATCCGCCCGCGCGTGACGGGGTATCTCACGAAGATGCCCTTCACCGAAGGGAGCGACGTCAAGAAGAACGAGCTGCTGTTCGAGGTCGATCCGCGCCCGTATCAGGCGCAGCTCGACCAGGCGATCGGCCAATTGGAACTGGCGAAAGCGCGCCTGAAAGTCGCCAAGGCCAATAACGAATTGGCCAAGCAAACCGCCAAAACACCAGGCGCGATCAGCGTGCAGGACGTGAACAAGTACCAGGCGTCCGAGGAAGAGGCGCTTGCCGATGTCGATGCCGCCACGGCCAACGTGGAAGTCAATCGGCTGAACCGGGAGTTCTGCGAGGTCACTTCGCCGATCGACGGCCAGGTGAGCCGGTACTACTTCACGCTCGGCAACCTGGTGAATCAGGACCAGACGCTGCTCACGACCGTCGTATCGCTCGACCCGATCTACGCTTATTTCGATATCGACGAGCGGCAGCTCCTGCGGATTCGCTCGGCCATCAACGAGGGGCGGCTGCGTATGCGCGGGCAGGGCGAGATTCCGATCTTGATGGGCGTGCAGGGCGAAACTGGCTATCCGCACGATGGAGTCGTGAACTTCATCAATAACAAAGTCGATCCCTACACCGGCACGATCACGCTCCGCGGCAAGTTCGACAATCCGAAGCCCGAAAACGGGCGGCGCATCCTCTCGCCCGGCATGTTCGTGCGCGTGCGGATTCCGATGGGCGATCCGCACGAGGCGCTCTTGGTCACGGATCGCGCGGTGGGTACCGACCAAGGATTGAAATACCTGTACGTCGTCGACGCGCAGAATAAAGTGCAATACCGCCGCGTGACGCTCGGCCCTTTGCAAGACGACGGGTTGCGCGTGATCTCCGAAGGGCTCGAAAAGGACGATTGGGTGGCGGTCAGCGGGTTGCAACAAATCCGCCCACGCATGGAAGTGAAGCCGGCGCCGATCTCGATGCCGATTCCGACCGAGGAAGCGTCGACGTCGGCCGCGCCCGTCCCCGAGAAGCCCACACCGGCCATAAAGACAGCCGCACCAGCGGATCAGCCGACGGCTCCTGGCGGACAACGCGGGCCCGCCGAAAAGCACGCGCCTGCCGACGCCGCGCCCGCACCCAAAGGCGCGAATCCCTGA